Sequence from the Babylonia areolata isolate BAREFJ2019XMU chromosome 25, ASM4173473v1, whole genome shotgun sequence genome:
aaaaagCAATCTCATATTAAACAAAGACGGAGTATTATAATtacttagaggggatatactgttgtctcaggtcagcatattgagggcattgtaacacgaagtgaacttctgtttctttttgaaaatcaccAGAAAGGACAAGACCGCTCAtaatctgttacattacgtttaactcactcagtacggccagtcctgtcttttcctctacacagacccctcggatatccagtgggtgtctgaatgacccaacctttagcttccgtggtcagaattgtgtcattctttgtcaacattcacctcttcagtataagagccttcagcttgcaatattttgatgatggcaactggggtgaaacgctgttaacgtcgtctctttcgccgttcgtatggagagagttaaaacgtaatttatgtgtattgagttgtgataCACCAATTCGTAAACGTattaagctaattctggcttgaatatgtttcagctccaacaaatatggtgaaagtagacacagacacagacacagacagacacagacaaagagagacacagagaactgaCCTGGCAATGCCCACATCCCCCAGGCGAACGCTTCCGGTCTCGGACAGAAACACGTTGCCTGGTTTCAAGTCCCTGTGCAGAATGGGTCCGTTTTCGTGCTTGTGCATGTACTGCAACACaggtagcgatgatgatgatcgtaatgataatgttcatgctgctgccgacgacgacgacgacaacaacaataataataacgataacaacaagaacaacaacaacaagaacaataataataataacattaatgataacaagaacaaaaaacaatgagtgataagaaactctagggagagctggacagtagaaggtcttctgctttcgtatggcacagtgagtttcaatcagaatcgcttgtttcgttgccttggagtgaagtatcatgtcaggtctcatgccgctcttgctgaacaagaaaaataatgataatgatgatgatgataataatgataatagtaatcataataataataataaatatagtaataataatgataataataataatagtaatgatgatgatgatgatgataataatgatgatgatgatgatggtgatgataacaaaaacaacaatactactactgctactgctaatgCTAATAAcagtaacgataatgataatgatgatgatgatgatgatgatggtgatgataatataataaaattgaaaatcaaaaataaaccgctcgtttccttttcttgttcttcttcaactGTAGACACCAGCGACaacaaggagtgtgtgtgtgtgtgtgtgtgtgtgtgtgtgtgtgtgtgtgtgtgtgtgtgtgtgtgtgtttgtgtgtatgtgtgtgtgtgtgtgtgtgtgtgtgtgtgtgtgtgtgtgtgtgtgtgtacatgtgtgtgtgtgtgtgtgtgtgtgtgtgtgtgtgtgtgtgtgtgtgtgtgccacttccTTACAAATCTCCTGCCCCTTCACCTCCACATGCCAGCAACCCACGCCtcaccccccaggccccaccatgtccccccccccccccatccccaccacaacGCCCCCGCCACACTCCCCTCCATCCATACATACCCCAGGTTCCTAACCTCAAGCCCGCACTCCATTTTGCCACAACCACACCCTGGAGAAAGTCCGtcaccacccccccactcctccattcCTCACGCCCTACCACGCTTCctcccttgctccccccccccccccccgaacccaccctcagaccacccccaccacaactacCCCTCCAAACACTACGCCCCGGTTCCTCACCTCAAGGCCACACGCCATTTGCCACAGCCACACGAGGATGAGGTCTTCGGGCAGACCTTCGCTGGCCTCGTCCAGGAAGCCACTAAGGTCCCCGCCGCTGCAGTACTCAGTAATGACGTACATGTAGCCCTTGCTCTGGAAGTGGTCCACGTAAGAGAGGAGGTGTTCGTGGGATAGGTCCTTGAGCAGATCTAGCTCGTTCTCCACCATCTGTCGGTCCGAGCGGCCCGCGTACCCCCACTCAATCTCTTTGACGGCGAACTTTggtgatcgttgttgttgttgttggtggtggtgttggtgttgccgGGGAGGGAAAACAGTTTGCGGTGGTGGTCAGGAAGGCCGGCGGAGatggggtggacggggggggggggggggggggggggggggggggggggggggggggggggggggggggggggggggggattgaaaatGAGGATGGTGAACATTGTTAAGTATTTTGCTTCAGTAGCTGCTGCTACAGCTACTACTTCGTTTCGACCATGcgtgtttctttttcagtgaaaCTGTTAAATTGATAGCGGAAATAACAGTGTctgttttgaaagaaaaatgatttgttgatgtgtatttgtttctctgCTTGCGtgggctgtttgttttttgtttcctttttttttttgacatgacTCAGTTTGTTTTTATAATGGTGTGTGTAGTAAAGGATGttcgtgtgtaatgtttcaatgacCCCATGAAATAAACTgcttaccttgtcttgccttgataccactactactactactgctgctgctacaactactactgtcaccactactgctgctgctacaactactactactgctgccgctgctgctgctgctgctgctactactgctgctgctgttttcatgtTACTATTACCATGTCTTCAGGCTCACAGCTCGGCTGGTATCAGAGATTGTTTTAACCTGACAgtttgtgccaacagcaaagtggagtGCTGTTTGATCAATGATTTTCTTCGCTGCAATGCTAATtcgtttacagcttggtcttttgtgaaggactacggcTCATAGACCAGGAGACAAAACTGCattggctctcagtgctgcagcattgggggagggggttggggggctgctGAGTTGGCCTTCCGGGACCatctccaacgccgactgtcctaaagccctcttggccaagagagcggGCATGTACctcgggcaagacactgtccactctTATTGATTATTatgttatgttatttatttattattattattattattattattgttattattattaaaaaaaagaagtttttcaaggcctgactaagcgcgttgggttacgctgctggtcaggcatctgcttggcagatgtggtgtagcgtatatggatttgcccgaacgcagtgacgcctccttgagctactgaaactgttctgatgctcatttgtgtgtgtgtgtgtgtgtgtgtgtgtgtgtgtgtgtgtgtgtgtgtgtgtgtgcgtgcgtgcgtgcgcgcgcgcgcgtgtgtgtgtatcatcaacatcatcaaaaacaataacaacaaaaggaataacaaaaacagacaatataagatttttggtgtgtgtgtgtgtgttcgtgtgtgtgtgtgtgtgtgtgtgtgtgtgtgtgtgtgtgtgtgtgtgtgtgtgtgtgtgtgtgtggtgaggtgtggtgtggtgtgtgtgtgtgtgtgtgtgtgtgtgtgtgtgtgtgtgtgtgtgtgtgtgtgcgcgcgcgcacgcgtcagTGTGCGTGCATTCACTTACTTGTTCTCCATCCTTATTTTCCACGAGGTAGACACGGCCAAAGGCACCCTGGCCGATCACACCTTTGTTGGCCAGCCCGATAATCGCTGAGTCCATGCTGACCTCAGGCTATCAGTGACTGTCGCTGACTGACGATGCAAATGTTTCctgaaaaaaatcagaaacaaataACCAATGAAAGCATAGTTTCCTGAACTTCGGGACAGCAAACTGATTGCTTTTCAcaaagtggagtggtggtctagtggttaacgacgggcgcaatagccgccgGATTGGTTAAAACGTTCCCAGcagactttcaatccgagggtctcgggttcgaatctcggtaacggcatctGGTgaggtaaaagggtggagatttttccgatctcccagatcaatatTTTTGCAGACTTGCTTAtgtctgaaaccccttcgtgcgtacacgcaagcagaagatcaaatacgcacgttaaagatcctttaatccatgtccgtcttcggtgggttatggaaacaagaacatacgcatcACGcatacccccccgaaaacggagtatcgctgcctagatggcggggtaaaaacggtcatacacgtaaaagcccactcgtgtacatacgagtgaaccggtggtgggagttgtagcccacgaacaaagaagaagaaggtggtgaacCCGTCCAGTCTGCCCCGTGGTTAGGACCGGAaccgagagagagactgaatctCAGTGTGGGTacggggatcttcttcttctgcgttcgtgggctgcaactcccacgttcactcgtatgcacacgagtgggcttttacgtgtatcaccgtttttaccccgccatgtaggcagccatactccgttttcgggggtgtgcatgctgggtatgttcttgtttccataacccaccgaacgctgacatggattacaggatctttaacgtgcgtatttgatcttctgcttgcgtatacacacgaagggggttcaggcactagcaggtctgcacatgtgttgacctgggagatcgtaaaaatctccacccttcacccaccaggcgccgtcaccgtgattcgaacccgggaccctcagattgacagtccaacgctttaaccactcgccggCTATTCCGCCCGTCGGTACGGGGATCGAGTCCCATCGAATCTCAAACTAGACAGAATTTCCagcaccaccccctctccaccagactttgagtggtagTGTGGATGCTAGTTAAGGACGACAAACcgtgaggtcccatgtgcagcatacacggCACTTCCGGCGCGCGTAAAACGACCTACCGATAtcttatgtgaaaaaaaaaaaaggttgtccctggagAATtttctcagccgccgatattttctctcactccactagaccttgagtggacgctagtcattcggatgagacgataaacccaggacggtcccgtgtgcagcatgcacttagcgcacgtgaaagaacccacggcaacaaatggattgtttctggcaaaattttgtagaaaaatccacttcgataggaaaaaaaacaaacaaaaaactgctcgcaggaaaaagaaaagaaaaaaaaagggggggtgggggtggggtgggggtggggggtggggggggggcgctctcagtgcagcgacacgctctccctggggagagcagctcaaatttcacacagagaaatttgttatgacaaaactgaagagaagtacaatacagtacaatacaatacaataggacaGCCCATTCTGTTATCAGTGATTCCGTGTTAGTAACACCAGCGCTTGTGGGTTTCGTACTGTCCGAAgataggcgctaaataagtatatatatataaaatcaataGCAATCAATATATATCGACCCGGCAATAGTTGATAAAGTCGTTCAGAGCAGAGTATCTCATACGATAACTGGCCAgcgttcaaacaaacaaacaaacacacaaacccactcGCACACTTATCGTTCACCGTCAGTGCGGTCCTGAAGAGAATCGGGATTTACCCATTTCTTAGTAGTTCACGAAATCAAAGCGTAGGCCTACTGGTGCGACGAATGTGTTGCATAGATCATCAGGCTTATCATGTTTACCAACGATTAACATTTTGACACTGTTAACTACGCACatacaaaaactgacacacccacacccacaaacacaagcAACACTACGCCATAAAATCGCCTCAAAGACACATCGCGTGAACAGACGTTTAGACGAAAAAATACTCACACCCTCAAATCGGAGTTTACCGATTTCTTAGAACACTCGATCGATCGagactcaagactggtttattgacATAGGCCATATTGCCATATTTTCATAATGTCATAGGTACATAGATTCACCTCTCAATATGCCAtaaagcacacccacacacacacccacacacacacacacacactggcacacacacacacacacactggcacactcacGCATGCGAAAAAAAACACCTAGATCATGTCACCAACAGTCAGCTGACACTGCCgttatcagagagacagacagagacggagacacacacacacacacacacacacacacacacacacacacacagagagagagagagagagagagagagagagagagagagagagagagagagagagagagagaaactgacgcTGTAAAATGGAAATGTACATCAACCAGGAAGTTGGAAAACCTCCAACAACACTGAgtagtttatatgtatttgactgtgctttcatatctgtgaaactgcgtgttcggtgcatatctgttatgcatgtgtgggtgtatatgtgaatgtgtgtcttaatgttttacatctatttgctttttttttttttttttacattatagttattatttatttatttatttgtgtaagcttatctatcatttattcacattttttttttcccctcaaggcctgactaagcgcgttgggttacgctgctggtcaggcatctgcttggcagatgtggtgtagcgtatatggatttgtccgaacgcagtgacgcctccttgagctactgaaactgaaactgagtagtTTCGTATCATGGGGATACTGAAGACTTAAGAAGTAACCTACCCAAATGCGACATGTTAGACCCTAAGATCAATGTTATATATGAATGCATATGATCTTTCAAGCACTGCTTACAGATACCTTCATGAATACACACAGGAACTCATttgcattcagtcacacacacacacacacacacacacacacacacacacacacacacacacacacacacacacacacaaacacactgacacacacacgcgcgcgcggcacactcacatacacacacacgcgcgcgcgcacgcagacgcacgcacacacatacacacatatgggcgcgcgcacacgcacgcacacacacacacacacacctggagccGGCTACATCAATCCCAACACACTTACCTGTCACTGACTCACGCTGTTAGCTTTGCAActgtattaaaacacacacacacacacacacacacacacacacacacacacacacacacaccacacacacacacacacacacacacacacacacacacgaatatacccACTCAGTCTTGTCAGACGGTGCAGGAATTCGCCTGACAACAGGATCGCAGCCACAAGCAATTTGCAGGAGCTGTTCCTCGCCTCAGTGTTGTCGTCAGTCCCCAGCAGAACGTCGTCGACCGAATTCAATCAAGCTGAAAGAAGTCCGTATTTTCTGTACCTGACGGCACGGTAGTGGCTCAGGGAATCGACATTTTATATATGTGCCACCACCGACTGTGGCGTAAAGAACATAATATTGTTCCGTGTTATCACGCGTTAAATTACGGCCGAGTTCGATCCACGCGCACAAGAGACTGACATATTAATATGCCAGCGGAGAGTTTTTGCAGAGACTGTTTGAAGTAAGTGCGTGAGAGTTGGAACACGGCACAGGCGACACTGAAACAAAGTTGCACTAAACTAAGCTATGTCCTTGTGATCTCAAGTTCCTGAAAATAACCCCAGGTATGAAGACTGTATGTTATCGCGCTTCGGCCCTTTCCGGCAACGTTTGTCAGTCGACCGGGATCTGCGGCGGTCGGGCCGCattgctttaaaaataaataaataaataaattttaatgaGTCGATCCGGGCAGCGGCCTCGATTGTTTATCAACACAAGTGTATGGTGAAGGTTATACAGTATGGGGTTAATCTAGAGACAGGGTTATATGGTGAACTGAGGTTATACAGTATGGGGTTAATCTAGAGACAGGGTTATATGGTGAAGGTTGTATGGGCTAACTTAGTTTAGAGAGAGGGTTTTCAGGCGGGTTTGAAGATATTTAGGCCTATACAGTCTCAGTCGCATCAGTGTTGAAATGTAAGCTTATAACTTTCAATCAGTTTCTGTGATGGTCACGTGTATCAAAGGGCCGGGTgctgacccatatacgctacaccacacccgcCGGTTTAAAACTGAAGAATTTGAAGAAGATCGAAACCACGGTCAGGCCATGGTGATATTCATTCATTCCCACTACAGTTTATCGTTAAGCATCTTTCTCCCTCCGAGTTGACTGAATACTTCATAGTGGTGAATATCCGCATACACATTTTGCCGGCGTCCTCAGGCTCAGTGCTGTACACGACAAATCAGTCAGTCGTCGTGCAATGATAACTGGTCAGAGTTTGATGACTGAACTTGAGGAAAACTAATAATTCATAACCCCATACTCGTTCTTTCCAGTGAATGCTGGTGGATATGCAGTCGGCAACCCCGGGTGTCACCTAACTCATTTCGCAGTCAAATGTAAATGTTTTAATGTCAGCGTGCtaagtctgaaacagacacactgaagaatgtcccgttttttgtttttttttaagtcttttttTCTCCACCGTTTCTTTTTCCTGCTCTGATTACGAACGATGTTAGCGTTAAACAAATAACCTAAACTTAAATGACTGTGAAAAAAACATAGAGGTGAGGTAAATGAGTCACCAGTGTGCCATTTGTTGACTGAAATtccatcagtttgattttccagtcaaacttgggagaaagagcgagactgcATGGAAATCGAACATagactcgacgggcgcaatagccgagtggttaaagcattggactgtcaatctgagggtcccgggttcgaatcacggtgacggcgcctggtgggtgaagggtggagatttttccgatctcccaggtcaacatatgtgcagacctgctagtgcctgaacccccttcgtgtgtatacgcaagcagaagatcaaatatgcacgttaaagatcctgtaatccatgtcagcgttcggtgggttatggaaacaagaacatacccagcatgcacacccccgaaaacggagtatggctgcctacatggcggggtaaaaacggttatacacgtaaaagcccactcgtgtgcatacgagtgaacgtgggagttgcagcccacgaacgcagaagaagaagaagaagaagaagaacatagactctcacggacacagtattggcagatacgcatcttaaccattctgccaccttcctcctaaaactCCAGTgctcttgaaaaaagaaaaaagaaaagaaaaacaactcttCAATGAAAAAAATGTTAATATATACAGGAGCAAATTTCTTGTGAACCAAATTTCTGGTGTTACATCAGACCTGTCATCAGATCTGTTTCTTGAACACTACCCACAGCTTTCTGTttcaagttttcagtttcaaggaagtgtcaaagcgtgcgggctggaCGCACTGATTCAAAAATAGGCTggacgccacaccacatctgtataTGGTATATATTCTCAAATGGTTCAACTGCAAACGTTCTTTGCGGAACATTGTAATGTTAACTTTAACGTGTTGTGAGTTGGAGGCGCGTTCGCCTGCTTCTTCCAAAAACTGGAAGCTTGTACGACGAttattatttgcttgtttgtttaacaGTGTCCAGGAAAGTGGAAACAAGTGCATGATGGCAGCTGCAACAGACCAGAGTATAGAACACGAATATGAGGATTTGAGTGATAGACAGGTAATTTTGCGatttgaaaaatgttttttttcacttGCACTGTTGCAGAGTCAACAGAGCTCAAGAGAAAGACGGGACAGGAACAGACgatgaacactgtgtgtgtgtgtgtgtgtgtgtgtgtgtgtgtgtgtgtgtgtgtgtgtgtgtttgtttgttaagtatttgcagagaaacgAACACATACTTTATTCTTGTGATGTTTAACAAAATATTAATGACACGAATGAACCGAGTGTAACATTGCGTTCAGTGCAGTACATTGAACCGTACATTCAACACATAatagtagaaaaaaacaacacacacacacacacacacacacacacacacacacacacacacacaacccccccccccccccaacacacacacacacacacacacacaatatttatatataaacgcatacatatgcacacacacactcacatgcatgtgtgcgcatgcacacaagcaacAATACATAGCAGGTAAAGTAAAATGACCTGGCAAAACAAATCCAAATAGTTAGTGTTGAAACACCAATCCAGTTATTTTTCCACATCACAAAATAAGTGGAATGCAATGCAAAAGTTCACAGCACAACATGATTACATAATACAACATCACTCCACaaggaaaagagaggaaagaaagaaaaaatagagattTGTCACTAACTTAGTTACTTACAGTGTAGTGATACACATTACAAAGTAAAGCAGAACCAGTGATATGGCTCTGAAAATAACTGTTGTGCAGTAAAGTTAACATTGGGTTGTACCATTTTTGTGTGGCAGAGATTACGGGCAGCGGTTCATCATACAACAATGAAGATCTGCcaggaaactgaagacaagtaTGGTCTGCCAATCGATCAGCAAGCTGTTGCAGCTATCACAGAAACTGTGTGGAGACAGATAGAATCATTTGCAGTTGACGCAGAGATGTTTGCTAAGTGAGTTGATGCAGCATGTTATGTGTTTTAGTATTATTAATTCTTTAAAATTCAAACATAAGATTTGTAATCATCAGCACCATTGTTGCTTGATTATGATGGTAATGGGTGATATGATACTTTGGGTAACATCAATGAAGGAAAAAAGCAGTAATTGTTACTGTTAAGTGACATAAGCACTAGTAATCAGTTTTAGTGGCGGTGATTATTAGGATGATTTTTAACATTGATGAAGATCATGCCAATAATATAATGATGCTGCCATTGCTGCTGCCGATGCTAAATACttattaatattaatataatACAGTAAAGGTAGTAACAATGAATCCTTCTTTCAATCTTATGATAATAATTTAATCAGTCAacaaatgatcataatgatagcAGGTAATCATGGTAATGGTAGTGTTTGCAACAGTCAGTAATATTTTCCCTTGCTCCGAGTCTGAGCATTTGATTGAGAGTAAAAGATTAAAGAGAGATTTGATAAGATTTTCATTTTGAATTTGTCTATCTGATCCCCAGCAAATCATTCTGAGCTTCATATTAGCTTGTGGTTGGTACTCAGAATTCCTTTGTATTCTTTtgaattttgtgttgttgttattgttattttttggcTGTGGTAGAGATGGAGGGTGTTCTTTCTGTTTTGGAATCACATGTGAACAGTGTAGGCTTTTCCTGAGTCACCTTTCTTGATTTGCTCATTTTGGGGGTAATTCCAGATGTCCTTTATAGTTGGCAGGGCTACAATTAGAAAATCATTATTTAATCTGTATTCGATTTAATTTGATTGAGCTTTGATTCTGTTGATTCATGGGCAGTCATGCTCGCCGGTCAGTGATCTCCCCTGAAGATGTGAAAATGCTGGTGAGACGGAATCCTTGTCTGGTAGGTtggcactgtgtggtgttgttttgtttgctttttgctgAGTGCTGTGATTTGTACTTTTGTTTTGGTAATACTGTTTTTGTCATACGACATTGCAATATTGTGTAAGATATTGTAATAATCATTAATAATTAGGCATGCAGTTTCATATGATATTGCAATAGTGTGTAAGATATTGTAATATTCAGACATGCCAGCTGCTGCATTTTCTACATAACATGATCTTCCAAGCTTCAGGatgatttgcaaaataaatgtttTGCTTGAGAAGCAAAAATTAAGCAGTGATTAATTGAATAATGAACTTATGAAGGGAACAGATAATTTTTGAAAAATTGATAACAGAGATGGAACTGATGCAATAAGTTGGAAAAAGCCTGCAGCATTGGTGGTAGATATTTGTCAGCCATTGAGAGCTTTTGTTATTTGACTTGATTGATTTGAGCAAACTGGCACAGCCATTGAGAGCTTTTGTTATTTGACTTGATTGATCTGAGCAAACTGGCACAGCCAATGAG
This genomic interval carries:
- the LOC143299768 gene encoding centromere protein S-like isoform X2; the encoded protein is MMAAATDQSIEHEYEDLSDRQRLRAAVHHTTMKICQETEDKYGLPIDQQAVAAITETVWRQIESFAVDAEMFANHARRSVISPEDVKMLVRRNPCLVMHIRKLHEEQVSSREEPKKRKRKGKAPPAGPAASKKAPQAVRASASHALTDEDADVREEDDD
- the LOC143299768 gene encoding centromere protein S-like isoform X1, which produces MPAESFCRDCLNVQESGNKCMMAAATDQSIEHEYEDLSDRQRLRAAVHHTTMKICQETEDKYGLPIDQQAVAAITETVWRQIESFAVDAEMFANHARRSVISPEDVKMLVRRNPCLVMHIRKLHEEQVSSREEPKKRKRKGKAPPAGPAASKKAPQAVRASASHALTDEDADVREEDDD